A region of Malaciobacter marinus DNA encodes the following proteins:
- a CDS encoding flagellar basal body L-ring protein FlgH: MKNNYKNVILISLVLVLFSACVTTEEKLDFTKPKMQIPKPTKVIEKKKGSLYTRKGPSLFADKKDLQIGDIIQVRIDESLTSDTNNKRELTRTDETNLGGGLLTPMGGNTLGGTVDKYANKFNKVAGVNFNTQSNSSNEGEVKTTLDESFSTTVSVIIEQTYQNGNYFIKGNKQLLIDGQRQELIITGVIRPYDITPENSVLSSQVANLKILYKKDGAEKDALKTPWGTKLLRKIWPF, translated from the coding sequence ATGAAGAATAATTATAAAAATGTAATTCTTATAAGTTTAGTATTAGTTTTATTTAGTGCTTGTGTTACTACTGAAGAAAAATTAGACTTTACAAAACCAAAAATGCAAATTCCAAAACCTACGAAAGTTATTGAGAAGAAAAAAGGTTCTTTATATACGAGAAAAGGTCCTTCTTTATTTGCAGATAAAAAAGATTTACAAATTGGTGATATTATTCAAGTTAGAATTGATGAATCATTAACTTCTGATACAAATAATAAAAGAGAATTAACAAGAACAGATGAAACAAATCTTGGTGGTGGACTTTTGACTCCAATGGGTGGAAACACATTAGGAGGAACTGTTGATAAGTATGCAAATAAATTTAATAAAGTTGCAGGAGTTAATTTTAATACACAAAGTAATAGTTCAAATGAGGGTGAAGTTAAAACTACTTTAGATGAGTCTTTTTCAACTACAGTTTCAGTAATAATAGAACAAACATATCAAAATGGTAACTATTTTATAAAAGGTAATAAGCAACTATTAATTGATGGACAAAGACAAGAATTAATAATCACAGGAGTAATTAGACCTTATGATATTACACCTGAAAACTCTGTATTATCCTCGCAAGTTGCAAACTTAAAAATCTTATATAAAAAAGATGGGGCAGAAAAAGATGCGTTGAAAACACCATGGGGAACAAAGTTATTAAGAAAGATTTGGCCTTTTTAA
- a CDS encoding flagellar basal body-associated FliL family protein, producing the protein MAEENESTEKSGKGLMVVLIILIVVLLLAVGGMAYFLFSKGALPNNNANGQEQTEESTDKADSYKTAINDLVLNITNSRGREKLMKLSFTLKSTEEKIESIVENYKPEIVDIVISQISARSSEELLTVGGKALLKEELIDEINSVLNEVTASNEDIQKDSIKNLYFTTFVIK; encoded by the coding sequence ATGGCAGAAGAGAACGAATCAACAGAAAAAAGTGGAAAAGGTTTAATGGTTGTATTAATAATACTAATTGTAGTTTTATTATTAGCTGTTGGTGGAATGGCATATTTCCTTTTTTCAAAAGGTGCTTTACCAAACAATAATGCAAATGGACAAGAGCAAACAGAAGAAAGCACTGATAAAGCCGATAGTTATAAAACTGCAATAAATGATTTAGTTTTAAATATTACAAATTCAAGAGGTAGAGAAAAGCTTATGAAGCTATCTTTTACTTTAAAAAGTACAGAAGAAAAAATCGAATCAATAGTTGAAAATTATAAACCAGAAATAGTAGATATTGTTATTTCTCAAATAAGTGCAAGAAGTTCAGAAGAACTTTTAACTGTTGGTGGGAAAGCCCTTTTAAAAGAAGAGCTAATTGATGAAATAAACTCTGTTTTAAATGAAGTTACAGCTTCAAATGAAGATATACAAAAAGATAGTATTAAAAATTTGTATTTTACAACTTTTGTAATTAAATAG
- a CDS encoding MotE family protein: MFKILFSIVVLSSTLLFSAEDTTSKFIKQRIEIRELKKELNEFYNTKETEYKQRKKELEDLLSKIEKEKNNIQKLRDQNLEILQDIKGEVKTKTAKIYNNMKPKVSAEIFNKMIDEGNINEVFDIILKLKEKKVTLIMRYLSIKNASQLTLMLKQFNDNKTKG; encoded by the coding sequence TTGTTTAAAATACTATTTTCAATCGTTGTTTTAAGTTCAACTTTACTGTTTAGTGCAGAAGATACAACTTCAAAATTTATAAAACAAAGAATTGAAATTAGGGAATTAAAAAAAGAGTTAAATGAGTTTTATAATACAAAAGAAACAGAATACAAACAAAGAAAAAAAGAGTTAGAGGATTTACTTTCAAAAATAGAAAAAGAGAAAAATAATATACAAAAATTAAGAGATCAAAATTTAGAAATACTTCAAGACATAAAAGGCGAAGTAAAAACAAAAACTGCAAAAATTTATAACAATATGAAACCAAAAGTTTCAGCAGAGATATTCAATAAAATGATTGATGAGGGTAATATAAATGAAGTTTTTGATATTATCTTGAAGCTTAAAGAGAAAAAAGTTACTCTAATAATGCGTTATTTAAGTATTAAAAATGCTTCACAATTAACTTTAATGTTAAAACAATTTAATGATAATAAGACTAAAGGATAA
- a CDS encoding flagellar biosynthetic protein FliQ: MGMDLIGIAENTVKIILILGMPSLIVSMVIGLLISIFQAVTQVSDASLAFVPKMIFVSVFVLISLPWMGDHITTYTKELWDIMLIFGK; encoded by the coding sequence ATGGGAATGGATTTAATTGGTATTGCAGAAAATACTGTAAAGATTATTTTGATACTTGGAATGCCCTCACTTATTGTAAGTATGGTAATTGGGCTTTTGATTTCTATCTTTCAAGCAGTTACCCAAGTTTCAGATGCATCTTTAGCTTTTGTTCCAAAGATGATTTTTGTTTCTGTATTTGTACTTATATCATTACCTTGGATGGGAGATCATATAACTACATATACAAAAGAACTTTGGGATATTATGTTGATTTTTGGGAAATAA
- a CDS encoding flagellar basal body P-ring protein FlgI yields the protein MRNILAILLLLTSSIFAQTIKDISNVVGIRDNQLIGYGLVVGLAGTGDKSQFTMQSLQNLLRNSYIKIPTSSIKSKNIAAVMVTSKLPAFARQGDKIKIKVSAIGDAKSIDHGQLLLTQLKGVDGNVYALGQGTVVADLKNLTTGFIYNGATIENEVDFKLGSEEEITLSLFKNSAKHADAIEKKVNDRFGKRLAKAIDTRTIKIKKPPTMSIVKFLSIVQNIELDDSFKRKIIIDMNREIIIAGADIKIDPVTISRDNFTLRVKKSNLNEEDWNDRAINRGVDIGDDVKVGNNPAEVNIDNALINTKSAPTISDLMRAMKVMKLPITDIIETIKLIKDLGSIDAEVEIRG from the coding sequence TTGAGAAATATATTAGCTATTTTATTATTATTAACATCATCAATTTTTGCACAAACAATTAAAGATATCTCAAATGTAGTTGGAATTAGAGATAACCAATTAATAGGTTATGGTTTAGTTGTTGGTCTTGCAGGAACAGGTGATAAAAGTCAATTTACAATGCAATCACTGCAAAATCTTCTTAGAAATTCATACATAAAAATCCCAACATCTTCAATAAAGTCAAAAAATATTGCAGCAGTTATGGTAACATCAAAACTTCCTGCTTTTGCAAGACAAGGGGATAAAATAAAAATTAAAGTTTCTGCAATTGGTGATGCAAAATCAATTGACCATGGACAACTTTTATTAACACAATTAAAAGGTGTTGATGGAAATGTATATGCTTTAGGTCAAGGTACAGTTGTAGCTGATTTAAAAAACTTAACAACTGGTTTTATATATAATGGTGCTACAATAGAAAATGAAGTTGATTTTAAACTAGGAAGTGAAGAAGAAATAACTTTAAGTTTATTTAAAAATAGCGCAAAACATGCTGATGCAATTGAAAAAAAAGTTAATGATAGATTTGGTAAAAGACTTGCAAAAGCAATTGACACAAGAACTATTAAAATAAAAAAGCCACCAACAATGTCTATTGTTAAGTTTTTATCAATTGTTCAAAATATTGAACTTGATGATTCATTTAAAAGAAAAATCATAATTGACATGAACAGAGAGATTATAATTGCGGGTGCTGATATCAAAATTGACCCCGTTACAATAAGTAGAGATAACTTTACTTTAAGAGTAAAAAAATCCAACTTAAATGAAGAAGATTGGAATGATAGAGCTATAAATAGAGGTGTTGACATTGGTGATGATGTAAAAGTTGGAAATAACCCAGCAGAAGTAAATATAGATAATGCCTTAATTAACACAAAAAGTGCTCCAACAATTTCTGATTTAATGAGAGCAATGAAAGTAATGAAATTACCTATTACAGATATAATTGAAACTATAAAA